From a region of the Xanthomonas rydalmerensis genome:
- a CDS encoding endonuclease/exonuclease/phosphatase family protein, translating into MPAIELLTINAHMGFSVLKRRFMLPELRAAIRALPADLVFLQEVLGEHQVHAGRHADWPAQSQYEFLADTLWPQFAYGRNAVYPHGHHGNALLSRFPIASFVNRDVSIAGHEHRGLLHAVLEIPGHAVALHAICVHLGLREAHRRRQIGLLGALIAELPAQAPLIVAGDFNDWRQRGHPLLQRHGLTEAFAHLHGRVARSFPARWPLLPLDRIYLRNVRIEAARVLTGRPWSHLSDHAPLHARIVL; encoded by the coding sequence ATGCCTGCGATCGAGTTGCTGACCATCAATGCGCACATGGGCTTCAGCGTGCTGAAGCGGCGCTTCATGCTGCCGGAGTTGCGCGCGGCGATCCGTGCCCTGCCCGCGGACCTGGTGTTCCTGCAGGAGGTGCTGGGCGAGCATCAGGTGCATGCTGGCCGCCACGCCGACTGGCCGGCGCAGAGCCAGTACGAATTCCTCGCCGATACGCTGTGGCCGCAGTTCGCCTACGGCCGCAATGCGGTGTATCCGCACGGGCACCACGGCAACGCGCTGCTGTCGCGCTTCCCGATCGCCTCCTTCGTCAACCGCGATGTCTCCATCGCCGGCCACGAGCACCGCGGGCTGCTGCATGCAGTGCTGGAAATCCCCGGGCATGCCGTGGCGCTGCATGCGATCTGCGTGCACCTGGGCCTGCGCGAGGCGCACCGGCGGCGGCAGATCGGCCTGCTCGGCGCGCTGATCGCCGAACTGCCAGCACAGGCGCCGCTGATCGTCGCCGGCGACTTCAACGACTGGCGCCAGCGCGGGCATCCGCTGCTGCAGCGGCATGGCCTGACCGAGGCCTTCGCGCACCTGCACGGACGCGTGGCGCGCAGCTTCCCGGCGCGTTGGCCGCTGCTGCCGCTGGACCGCATCTACCTGCGCAATGTGCGCATCGAGGCCGCGCGGGTGCTGACCGGCCGCCCGTGGTCGCACCTGTCCGACCACGCCCCACTGCATGCCAGGATCGTGCTGTGA
- the uvrD gene encoding DNA helicase II, producing MDVSHLLDDLNPAQREAVSAPPGHYLVLAGAGSGKTRVLIHRIAWLNEVQRVPVHGIFAVTFTNKAAGEMRQRTDLQLRNGSRGMWIGTFHGLAHRLLRLHWQDAKLPESFQVLDSDDQLRLVKRVVQQLELDEGKFPPKQIVWWINQQKDEGRRAQHIQPEPRDEWVTTLRSAYALYQERCDRAGLVDFAELLLRAHELLRDTPALLAHYRARFGEILVDEFQDTNAIQYAFVRVLAGDSGHVFVVGDDDQAIYGWRGAKVENVQRFLTDFPSAQTIRLEQNYRSSANILNAANAVIAHNPDRIGKQLWTDSGDGEPIDLYAAYNEVDEARYVVERVRQWVRDGGSYSEAAVLYRSNAQSRAFEEALIAEQVPYRVYGGMRFFERAEIKDTLAYLRLVANRADDAAFERAVNTPARGIGDRTLDEVRRLARAQSLSLWAAAQQAAQQGGELAARARNALGQFLGLIEQLAAEVAGLPLPEQIDQVLARSTLREHWSKESRGGLDSESRTDNLDELVSVASRFVRADGDEDADEGRQAMTELVAFLAYASLEAGEGQAQAGEEGVQLMTLHSAKGLEFPIVFLAGMEDGLFPSARSLEESGRLEEERRLAYVGITRARHKLVLSYAESRRIHGQDNYNVPSRFLREIPRELLHEVRPKVQVSRSASLGAPRSMGHGVIEAPAVKLGANVQHPKFGGGVVIDYEGSGAHARVQVQFDEAGAKWLVMAYANLTVL from the coding sequence GTGGATGTCTCTCATTTGCTCGACGATCTGAACCCCGCCCAGCGCGAGGCCGTTTCCGCACCGCCCGGCCATTACCTGGTCCTGGCCGGCGCCGGGTCCGGCAAGACGCGCGTGCTCATTCACCGCATCGCCTGGCTCAACGAAGTCCAGCGCGTGCCGGTGCACGGCATCTTTGCGGTCACCTTCACCAACAAAGCGGCCGGCGAGATGCGCCAGCGCACCGACCTGCAATTGCGCAACGGCAGCCGCGGCATGTGGATCGGCACCTTCCACGGCCTGGCGCACCGGCTGCTGCGCCTGCACTGGCAGGACGCGAAGCTGCCCGAGAGCTTCCAGGTGCTCGATTCGGATGACCAGCTGCGGCTGGTCAAGCGCGTGGTGCAGCAGCTGGAGCTGGACGAGGGCAAGTTCCCGCCCAAGCAGATCGTGTGGTGGATCAACCAGCAGAAGGACGAGGGCCGCCGCGCCCAGCACATCCAGCCGGAGCCGCGCGACGAGTGGGTCACCACCCTGCGCAGCGCCTATGCGCTGTACCAGGAGCGCTGCGACCGCGCCGGCCTGGTCGACTTCGCCGAACTGCTGCTGCGCGCGCACGAACTGCTGCGCGACACCCCGGCGCTGCTGGCGCACTACCGCGCCCGCTTCGGCGAGATCCTGGTCGACGAGTTCCAGGACACCAACGCCATCCAGTACGCGTTCGTGCGCGTGCTCGCCGGCGACAGCGGCCACGTGTTCGTGGTCGGCGACGACGACCAGGCGATCTATGGCTGGCGCGGGGCCAAGGTCGAGAACGTGCAGCGCTTCCTCACCGATTTCCCGAGCGCGCAGACCATCCGCCTGGAGCAGAACTACCGCTCCAGCGCCAACATCCTCAACGCCGCTAACGCGGTGATCGCGCACAACCCCGACCGCATCGGCAAGCAGCTGTGGACCGATTCGGGCGATGGCGAGCCGATCGACCTGTACGCGGCCTACAACGAGGTGGACGAGGCGCGTTACGTGGTCGAGCGCGTGCGCCAGTGGGTACGCGACGGCGGCAGCTACAGCGAGGCGGCGGTGCTCTACCGCAGCAACGCGCAGTCGCGCGCGTTCGAAGAGGCGCTGATCGCCGAACAGGTGCCGTACCGCGTCTATGGCGGCATGCGCTTCTTCGAGCGCGCCGAAATCAAGGACACCCTGGCCTACCTGCGCCTGGTCGCCAACCGTGCCGACGATGCGGCGTTCGAGCGCGCGGTGAACACGCCGGCGCGCGGCATCGGCGATCGCACGCTCGACGAGGTGCGGCGGCTGGCGCGCGCGCAGTCGCTGTCGCTGTGGGCGGCGGCGCAACAGGCCGCGCAGCAGGGCGGCGAACTGGCCGCACGCGCGCGCAACGCGCTGGGCCAGTTCCTGGGCCTGATCGAGCAACTGGCCGCGGAAGTGGCAGGGCTACCGCTGCCCGAGCAGATCGACCAGGTGCTGGCGCGCTCCACCCTGCGCGAGCACTGGAGCAAGGAGAGCCGCGGCGGGCTGGATTCGGAATCGCGCACCGACAACCTCGACGAACTGGTGTCGGTGGCCTCGCGCTTCGTCCGCGCCGACGGCGACGAGGACGCCGACGAAGGCCGCCAGGCGATGACCGAACTGGTCGCGTTCCTGGCCTACGCCTCGCTGGAGGCCGGCGAAGGCCAGGCCCAGGCCGGCGAGGAGGGCGTGCAGCTGATGACCCTGCACTCGGCCAAGGGCCTGGAATTCCCGATCGTGTTCCTGGCCGGCATGGAAGACGGCCTGTTCCCCAGTGCGCGTTCGCTGGAAGAGAGCGGGCGCCTGGAGGAAGAGCGGCGCCTGGCCTACGTCGGCATCACCCGCGCCCGCCACAAGCTGGTGCTGAGCTATGCCGAATCGCGGCGCATCCACGGCCAGGACAACTACAACGTGCCCTCGCGCTTCCTGCGCGAGATCCCGCGCGAGCTGCTGCACGAAGTACGGCCGAAGGTGCAGGTCTCGCGCAGCGCATCGCTGGGCGCGCCGCGCAGCATGGGGCATGGCGTGATCGAGGCGCCGGCGGTCAAGCTCGGTGCCAACGTGCAGCATCCCAAGTTCGGCGGCGGCGTGGTCATCGACTACGAAGGCAGCGGCGCCCACGCCCGCGTGCAGGTGCAGTTCGACGAGGCCGGCGCCAAGTGGCTGGTGATGGCGTACGCCAATCTGACGGTGCTGTAG
- a CDS encoding M61 family metallopeptidase — translation MSATAFPASRRAHRALVLGIGLALAGAAQAQVVRAPDVPAPEDTPYPGTLTLQVDAGDVRQGIYRVHETIPVSAGRLTLQYPQWIPGDHSPSGPVAMLAGLTLTANGKPLPWRRDTFDVYSFHVDVPQGVSAIDASFQYLSPRDDGFEMTDKMLQLEWNKVALYPAGHDTRGITVTPSVTLPAGWEFGTALETASRDGATTTFKPVDFTTLVDSPIYAGHYFKRVDLTPAGGAPVHLDVVADAPRFLDISAEQLQVHRNLPVQAIKLFGSHHYAHYDFLFSLSDVLGGNGLEHHQSSENGLGADYFSAWDENAPDRDLLAHEYTHSWNGKFRRPADLWTPTFNVPMGDSLLWVYEGQTQYWGYVLTARAGMWTPQQFRDALAMTAANYDRNRAGFRWRSLEDTTNDPTAAHRAPLPYRSWQMSEDYYSGGQMVWLAVDAKLRAMSGGRKSLDDVAKAFFGVDDGSFAVKTYTFDDVVAALDGVVHYDWADYINRRVYQVDPPLLEGLQASGWKLVYTDQPSAFEKQYDGRHQSARHRYNFAWSIGLVMNDDASINDVLWDGPAFKAGVSSGATVLAVNGQDYSRDTLKQAIADAKGGSAPIVLTLKYQGGVRDVPVNYHDGLQYPHLVRVEGTPDYLSKIIAARR, via the coding sequence ATGTCCGCCACCGCTTTCCCCGCCTCCCGTCGCGCCCATCGGGCGCTGGTCCTCGGCATCGGCCTGGCGCTCGCCGGCGCCGCGCAGGCGCAGGTGGTGCGCGCGCCCGACGTGCCGGCGCCGGAGGACACGCCCTACCCCGGCACCCTGACCTTGCAGGTGGACGCCGGCGACGTGCGCCAGGGCATCTACCGCGTGCACGAGACCATCCCGGTCAGCGCCGGGCGGCTGACCCTGCAGTACCCGCAGTGGATCCCCGGCGATCATTCGCCGAGTGGGCCGGTGGCGATGCTGGCCGGCCTCACCCTCACCGCCAACGGCAAGCCCCTGCCGTGGCGCCGCGACACCTTCGACGTGTACAGCTTCCACGTCGACGTGCCGCAGGGCGTGAGCGCGATCGACGCCAGCTTCCAGTATCTGTCGCCGCGCGACGACGGTTTCGAGATGACCGACAAGATGCTGCAGCTGGAGTGGAACAAGGTGGCGCTGTACCCGGCCGGCCACGACACCCGCGGCATCACCGTGACGCCCAGCGTGACCCTGCCGGCCGGCTGGGAGTTCGGCACGGCGCTGGAGACCGCCAGCCGCGACGGCGCCACCACCACCTTCAAGCCGGTGGACTTCACCACGCTGGTCGACTCGCCGATCTACGCCGGGCACTACTTCAAGCGCGTGGACCTGACCCCGGCCGGCGGTGCGCCGGTGCATCTGGACGTGGTCGCCGACGCGCCGCGGTTCCTGGACATCAGCGCCGAGCAGCTGCAGGTGCACCGCAACCTGCCGGTGCAGGCGATCAAGCTGTTCGGCTCGCACCACTACGCGCATTACGACTTCCTGTTCTCGCTGTCCGACGTGCTCGGCGGCAACGGCCTGGAGCACCACCAGTCCAGCGAGAACGGGCTGGGCGCCGATTACTTCAGCGCCTGGGACGAGAACGCACCCGACCGCGACCTGCTGGCGCACGAGTACACGCACTCGTGGAACGGCAAGTTCCGGCGCCCGGCCGACCTGTGGACGCCCACCTTCAACGTGCCGATGGGCGACTCGCTGCTGTGGGTGTACGAGGGCCAGACCCAATACTGGGGCTATGTGCTGACCGCGCGCGCCGGGATGTGGACGCCGCAGCAGTTCCGCGACGCGCTGGCGATGACCGCGGCCAACTACGACCGCAACCGCGCCGGCTTCCGCTGGCGCTCGCTGGAGGACACCACCAACGATCCCACCGCCGCGCACCGCGCGCCGCTGCCCTACCGCAGCTGGCAGATGAGCGAGGACTACTACAGCGGCGGGCAGATGGTGTGGCTGGCGGTGGATGCCAAGCTGCGTGCGATGAGCGGCGGGCGCAAGTCGCTGGACGACGTGGCCAAGGCGTTCTTCGGCGTCGACGACGGCAGCTTCGCGGTCAAGACCTATACCTTCGACGACGTCGTCGCCGCGCTCGACGGCGTGGTCCACTACGACTGGGCCGACTACATCAACCGGCGCGTGTACCAGGTGGATCCGCCGCTGCTGGAAGGCCTGCAGGCCAGCGGCTGGAAGCTGGTGTACACCGACCAGCCCAGCGCATTCGAGAAGCAGTACGACGGCCGCCACCAGTCGGCGCGGCACCGCTACAACTTCGCCTGGTCGATCGGCCTGGTGATGAACGACGACGCCAGCATCAACGACGTGCTGTGGGACGGCCCGGCGTTCAAGGCCGGGGTCAGCAGTGGCGCCACGGTGCTCGCGGTCAACGGCCAGGACTACTCCCGCGACACGCTCAAGCAGGCCATCGCCGACGCCAAGGGCGGCAGCGCGCCGATCGTGCTGACGCTCAAGTACCAGGGCGGCGTGCGCGACGTGCCGGTGAACTATCACGACGGCCTGCAGTATCCGCACCTGGTGCGGGTCGAGGGCACGCCGGACTACCTGAGCAAGATCATCGCCGCACGGCGCTGA
- a CDS encoding MFS transporter translates to MTSASTSASTSASTSASPSRSTPVPRRGAALAAVCLAALALPLNFSGGAVATPAIGAALGGSALALAWITNAFMLSFGSLLLAAGALADRHGRRRVFLGGLALFATASLGVAVAGSVAAIDLWRALQGVGAAAALAAGTAALAQLYTGAARTRAFSLLGTTFGTGLAFGPLAACALSEQLGWRAIFFGVAAVAALAWALAARWLPASRAPAAGPPDRAGALCFSAALALFTAGLIQGPHSGWGSAATLALLGAAALLLLAFVRIERRRRHPLLDLSLFRYRRFVGVQLLPVATCYSYVVLLVLLPLRMIGVDGAPAASAGLTLLALSAPMLLVPSLAAALAQRIAPAWLSAAGLAVAAAGLCWLGARPPAQALPALLLIGAGTALPWGLMDALSVSVVPTERAGMAAGLFGTLRVAGEGIALASVAALLAALLHVRLAALAPLLPHAALADTAQRLVAGDLPASLQGGALSAAQLRLAYAAAFGTLTRVLAAITALAAIAICVLLGRTPQDAVEGSRGSR, encoded by the coding sequence ATGACCTCCGCTTCAACCTCCGCTTCAACCTCCGCTTCAACCTCCGCTTCGCCCTCCCGCTCCACTCCCGTGCCGCGCCGCGGCGCCGCCCTGGCCGCGGTGTGCCTGGCCGCCCTGGCACTGCCGCTGAACTTCTCCGGCGGCGCCGTCGCCACCCCGGCGATCGGCGCGGCCCTGGGCGGCAGCGCGCTGGCCCTGGCCTGGATCACCAACGCGTTCATGCTCAGCTTCGGCAGCCTGCTGCTGGCCGCCGGCGCGCTCGCCGATCGGCATGGGCGGCGCCGGGTGTTCCTCGGCGGCCTGGCACTGTTCGCCACGGCCAGCCTGGGCGTGGCCGTGGCCGGCTCGGTCGCGGCGATCGATCTGTGGCGGGCGCTGCAAGGCGTCGGTGCCGCCGCCGCGCTCGCCGCCGGCACCGCGGCGCTGGCGCAGCTGTACACCGGCGCGGCGCGCACGCGCGCGTTCAGCCTGCTCGGCACCACCTTCGGCACCGGCCTGGCGTTCGGCCCACTGGCCGCCTGCGCCCTGAGCGAACAGTTGGGCTGGCGCGCGATCTTCTTCGGCGTGGCCGCGGTCGCGGCACTGGCGTGGGCACTGGCCGCGCGCTGGCTGCCCGCCTCGCGCGCTCCGGCCGCCGGGCCGCCCGACCGCGCCGGCGCGCTGTGTTTCAGCGCGGCGCTGGCGCTGTTCACCGCCGGCCTGATCCAGGGGCCGCACAGCGGCTGGGGCAGCGCCGCGACGCTGGCCCTGCTCGGTGCCGCCGCGCTGCTGCTGCTCGCTTTCGTGCGGATCGAACGGCGCCGCCGCCATCCGCTGCTGGACCTGAGCCTGTTCCGCTACCGGCGCTTCGTCGGTGTGCAGCTGCTGCCGGTCGCCACCTGCTACAGCTACGTGGTGCTGTTGGTGCTGCTGCCACTGCGCATGATCGGCGTGGATGGCGCGCCGGCCGCCAGCGCCGGCCTGACGCTGCTGGCGCTGTCGGCGCCGATGCTGCTGGTGCCGAGCCTGGCCGCCGCACTGGCGCAGCGCATCGCCCCGGCCTGGCTGTCCGCGGCCGGGTTGGCGGTGGCCGCGGCCGGCCTGTGCTGGCTGGGCGCGCGGCCACCGGCGCAGGCGCTGCCGGCGCTGCTGTTGATCGGCGCCGGCACCGCCCTGCCCTGGGGCCTGATGGATGCACTGTCGGTCAGCGTGGTGCCGACCGAACGCGCCGGCATGGCCGCCGGCCTGTTCGGCACCTTGCGCGTGGCCGGCGAAGGCATCGCCCTGGCCAGCGTGGCGGCCTTGCTGGCGGCGTTGTTGCACGTGCGCCTGGCCGCGCTTGCGCCGCTGCTGCCGCACGCGGCCCTGGCGGACACCGCACAGCGGCTGGTCGCCGGCGATCTACCGGCATCCTTACAGGGGGGCGCGTTGTCCGCAGCGCAACTGCGCTTGGCCTACGCCGCGGCCTTCGGCACGCTGACCCGGGTGCTGGCGGCGATCACCGCGCTGGCGGCGATCGCGATCTGCGTGCTGCTCGGGCGCACGCCGCAGGATGCGGTGGAGGGAAGCCGCGGATCGCGATAG
- a CDS encoding Imm32 family immunity protein, giving the protein MRCWRRGAGAALRRHHTQRAPTDTAAANRVSGGPGELKAIAQFLLDCAAEMERVGADYDHLHLSDHIAQFETAPQFVVAAATLG; this is encoded by the coding sequence ATGCGGTGCTGGAGGCGCGGCGCCGGCGCGGCGCTCAGGCGCCACCACACGCAGCGGGCACCGACTGACACGGCTGCGGCCAATCGCGTTAGCGGCGGCCCCGGCGAGCTGAAGGCGATCGCGCAGTTCCTTCTCGACTGTGCCGCGGAGATGGAGCGCGTGGGTGCCGATTACGATCATCTGCACCTTTCCGACCACATCGCGCAGTTCGAGACTGCACCGCAGTTCGTGGTGGCTGCCGCGACGTTGGGATGA
- a CDS encoding LysR substrate-binding domain-containing protein, giving the protein MDRLTGIVAFVRTAEQRSFVGAGRVLGISASAVGKSVAALERELGVRLLQRTTRRIALTAEGALFLEHCQRVLADLREAEDALAQTRQAPRGRLRVGLPTIGYRFLVPLLPEFRQRYPDVELDLAFDDRVVDLLEHGLDAVIRSGVQADSRLLARRLGPFRFCLCAAPDYLRRRGVPQTPAQLAAHDGVLFRVPGTGKPQDWPLAEPAPLPPAVLTCNNMEAVRAAAIAGMGIACMPAFLAQDALADGRLQSVLDAHLADGGAFFVVWPSSRQLSPKLRVFVDFLADRLFRAD; this is encoded by the coding sequence ATGGATCGCCTCACCGGCATCGTTGCCTTCGTCCGCACCGCCGAACAGCGCAGTTTCGTCGGCGCCGGCCGCGTGCTCGGCATCTCGGCCTCGGCGGTGGGCAAGAGCGTGGCCGCGCTGGAGCGCGAGCTCGGCGTGCGCCTGCTGCAGCGGACCACCCGGCGCATCGCGTTGACCGCCGAGGGCGCGCTGTTCCTGGAGCATTGCCAGCGCGTACTGGCCGACCTGCGCGAGGCCGAGGACGCGCTGGCGCAGACCCGGCAGGCGCCGCGCGGGCGGCTGCGGGTCGGCCTGCCGACGATCGGCTACCGCTTCCTGGTGCCGCTGCTGCCCGAGTTCCGCCAGCGCTATCCGGACGTGGAACTGGACCTGGCGTTCGACGACCGCGTGGTCGACCTGCTCGAACACGGCCTGGACGCGGTGATCCGCAGCGGCGTGCAGGCCGACTCGCGGCTGCTGGCGCGGCGCCTGGGGCCGTTCCGTTTCTGTCTGTGCGCCGCGCCGGACTACCTGCGCCGCCGCGGCGTACCGCAGACCCCGGCGCAGCTGGCCGCGCACGACGGCGTGCTGTTCCGCGTTCCCGGCACCGGCAAGCCGCAGGACTGGCCGCTGGCGGAACCGGCGCCGCTGCCGCCGGCGGTGCTCACCTGCAACAACATGGAAGCGGTGCGCGCGGCGGCGATCGCCGGCATGGGCATCGCCTGCATGCCGGCGTTCCTTGCGCAAGATGCACTGGCCGACGGCCGCCTGCAGTCGGTCCTGGACGCGCACCTGGCCGACGGGGGCGCGTTCTTCGTGGTGTGGCCCTCGAGCCGGCAGCTGTCGCCGAAGCTGCGCGTGTTCGTGGATTTCCTCGCCGATCGGCTGTTCCGCGCCGACTGA
- the clsB gene encoding cardiolipin synthase ClsB encodes MNRAANRDTCWRQGHRLQLLENGDAYFPRAFAAIDAARREVLLETFIWFEDKVGLALKDHLVAAARRGVRVHLLVDAFGSPDLSPGFVRELTEAGAELRLFDHQPTLLGVRLNVFRRMHRKLLVVDGRIGMIGGINWSADHLADFGPEAKQDYAVEVHGPVVADMVAFVRRTQDTHGTGAGWVPQAQVDVPPAGEAEVCFLPRDNAGRSRSIERAYRQAFRGARQEIVVANAYFFPGYGFLRDLCAAARRGVAVKLIFQGQPDTPLALFAARALYRHLVDAGVQIFEYCERPFHGKVAVIDGHWSTVGSSNLDPLSLALNLEANLVIRDATFARDLHGRLQRLMQRHCRQVVPAQVPRGRFWQPLLRPLLFHVLRNVPQWASRLPARTPRTAVLRRNRHAP; translated from the coding sequence GTGAACCGCGCGGCGAACCGCGACACGTGCTGGCGCCAGGGCCACCGCCTGCAGTTGCTGGAGAACGGCGATGCGTATTTCCCGCGCGCCTTCGCCGCGATCGACGCGGCCCGGCGCGAGGTGTTGCTGGAGACCTTCATCTGGTTCGAGGACAAGGTCGGCCTGGCGCTGAAGGACCACCTGGTCGCCGCCGCACGCCGCGGCGTGCGCGTGCACCTGCTGGTGGACGCGTTCGGCTCGCCGGATCTCTCGCCCGGGTTCGTGCGCGAACTGACCGAAGCCGGCGCCGAGCTGCGCCTGTTCGACCATCAGCCGACCCTGCTCGGCGTGCGCCTGAATGTGTTCCGGCGCATGCACCGCAAGCTGCTGGTGGTGGACGGGCGGATCGGCATGATCGGCGGCATCAACTGGTCGGCCGATCACCTGGCCGATTTCGGACCGGAGGCCAAGCAGGACTACGCGGTGGAGGTGCACGGCCCGGTGGTGGCGGACATGGTCGCGTTCGTGCGCCGGACCCAGGACACGCACGGCACCGGCGCGGGCTGGGTGCCGCAGGCGCAGGTCGATGTGCCGCCCGCTGGCGAGGCCGAAGTGTGCTTCCTGCCGCGCGACAATGCCGGCCGCTCGCGCAGCATCGAGCGCGCCTACCGGCAGGCGTTCCGCGGCGCCCGGCAGGAGATCGTGGTCGCCAATGCGTACTTCTTCCCCGGCTACGGCTTCCTGCGCGACCTGTGCGCCGCCGCGCGCCGCGGGGTGGCGGTGAAGCTGATCTTCCAGGGACAACCGGACACGCCGCTGGCGCTGTTCGCCGCACGCGCGCTGTACCGGCATCTGGTCGACGCCGGCGTGCAGATCTTCGAATACTGCGAGCGCCCGTTCCACGGCAAGGTCGCGGTGATCGACGGCCACTGGAGCACGGTGGGATCGAGCAACCTGGATCCGCTGAGCCTGGCGCTGAACCTGGAAGCCAACCTGGTGATCCGCGACGCCACCTTTGCGCGCGACCTGCATGGGCGCCTGCAGCGGCTGATGCAGCGGCATTGCCGGCAAGTCGTGCCGGCACAGGTACCGCGCGGGCGCTTCTGGCAACCGCTGCTGCGGCCGCTGCTGTTCCACGTGCTGCGCAACGTGCCGCAGTGGGCCAGCCGCTTGCCGGCACGCACGCCGCGCACCGCGGTGCTGCGACGCAATCGGCACGCACCATGA
- a CDS encoding UPF0104 family protein: MSRARPRWRMLRRFAYLAFLVLVTVLLVRAARTVDWAQVGTTLAGYGTGTLAAAAGLSLASYLLYGGYDLAARRYAAHAVATPRVMAIADIAYAFSLNIGALIGGTAIRYRLYGRAGLGLATISRVIGFAIATNWMGYLLLTGVLLVSGRLRMPAQWSLSGAALPWIGAAMLAAVLAYLIGCQRAHGHTLQVRGHVLHLPPLPLALLQLGLGTGNWALMGALLYVLMPAGVGYTSVLGALLAAAVATAIAHVPAGIGVLEAVVLPLLGSQAPQAELLAALLAYRAFYYLGPLLLACAGYAVLEARRRRGAQAPPHAAGTD; encoded by the coding sequence ATGAGCCGTGCGCGTCCGCGCTGGCGCATGCTGCGCCGCTTCGCCTATCTGGCCTTCCTGGTGCTGGTGACGGTATTGCTGGTCCGCGCGGCGCGCACCGTGGACTGGGCGCAAGTCGGCACCACCCTGGCCGGCTACGGTACCGGCACCCTGGCCGCCGCGGCCGGACTGAGCCTGGCCAGCTACCTGCTGTACGGCGGCTACGACCTGGCCGCGCGTCGCTACGCGGCGCATGCGGTGGCGACGCCGCGGGTCATGGCGATCGCAGACATCGCCTACGCCTTCAGCCTGAACATCGGTGCGCTGATCGGCGGCACCGCGATCCGCTACCGCCTGTACGGCCGCGCCGGGTTGGGCCTGGCGACGATCAGTCGCGTCATCGGCTTCGCCATCGCCACCAACTGGATGGGCTATCTGCTGCTGACTGGTGTGCTGCTAGTCAGTGGCCGCCTGCGCATGCCAGCGCAGTGGTCACTGAGTGGTGCGGCGCTGCCGTGGATCGGCGCGGCGATGCTGGCCGCGGTGCTGGCGTATCTGATCGGCTGCCAGCGTGCGCATGGCCACACCCTGCAGGTGCGCGGCCATGTCCTGCACCTGCCGCCGTTGCCGCTGGCCCTGCTGCAACTCGGTCTGGGCACCGGCAACTGGGCGCTGATGGGCGCCCTGCTGTACGTGCTGATGCCGGCCGGCGTCGGCTATACCTCGGTGCTCGGCGCACTGCTGGCGGCGGCCGTGGCCACCGCCATCGCGCATGTGCCGGCCGGTATCGGCGTGCTGGAAGCGGTGGTGCTGCCGCTGCTGGGGTCGCAGGCGCCGCAAGCGGAACTGCTGGCGGCGTTGCTGGCCTACCGCGCCTTCTACTACCTCGGCCCGTTGCTGCTCGCCTGTGCCGGCTATGCGGTGCTGGAGGCGCGGCGCCGGCGCGGCGCTCAGGCGCCACCACACGCAGCGGGCACCGACTGA